CAGCCGGTAAAGGGCGTAACCGTATTCTACTGAAGGTCAAACTGACTCTGACGGATCTGGCGGAATGGTTGCAGATTCTGGCAAGTCAGATAACGACAAAGGGAGGAGCCCAAGTGTCACCTGGGCTCCTGTTTCAATTTGCCAAAGGTGGCAACTGGACGAGTGGCTAGTATCTCACCAGTTGGGCAATCCCTGAACCAGGCTGGTACATGAACAAATCCTTATGTCCATTGCCGTCTTGATCCATGATTAAGGTTTGATTTATTGGGTTGGAATAATCGAAAAAGCCAATCCCCCCAAAATGGTGGTTGTATGTGTTTGTGAATGATCCGTCGCCATTCGAGGAGCCAAGATAAACAGTTCCTTCGTTTGTTCGCGCAAAGAACAAGTCATCTTTTCCGTCGCCGGTATAATCCAAAGGCCAGACCCAATCTGAAGCGTTGTCAAAAGCAAATCCAGCAAGGCCATACCTGTTTACGTATACTGGAGTAAACGTGCCGTCTCCAATTGATTGAGCGACAAACGTTGTCCCTTGTCCGTTGCCTCGCCGAACAATCAGCAAATCTTTTCTGTTGTCACCATTGAAATCAAGAGGGAAAATTATGTCGGAAGTTGACAGCAAGTCAAAGCCGGCGATGCCTGAAAATGATTGATAAGTGACAGAAAAGCTTCCATTGCCGTTTGAGAGCAACACCCAAGCCGCTCCAGCTCCAGGACGATACAGCAAAAGGTCGTCATTTCGGTCTCCATTGATATCAATGGTTAGAACCTTGTCGTTCGGGCTTCTCATGTCGAACCCGCCAATGCCACTAAAGCTCGCATATACGGCCGTGAAGGTCGCATCTCCATTGGAGCGTGCAATCCAGAAGGTTCCTTGCCCTGGGCGGTACATGAGGAGATCTTTCATCCCGTCGCCATTGAAATCGAATGGCTGAATCATTTCAACTGATCCCCGGAAGTCATATCCGGCCAAGCCGGCGGAGCTGGCAAATGTCATTGAAAATGTTCCATCACCGTTGGAACGTCCAATTCGAGTCGCCCCTTCGCCAGGACCAACTCGAGTCAGAAGAATGTCCTCTTTTCCGTCTCCGTTATAATCAAAGACCGTGATCACATCTTTCCATGAGCGTAGATCAAAGCCTGCTACGCCTTGTGTTGTGGCTTGCACATTGGAAAAAATGCCTGCTCCAAGAGACTGAGCAAGAAAGAATATTCCCGAGCCCGGGCGATACAATATCAAATCATCTTTGTGGTCGCCATTGTAGTCGATTTTTGTTACTCGGTCGGCCGAGCTTAGCAAATCAAATCCAGCGACGCCCCCTAGGCTGTAATGGAAGGGGGAAATGGAAACGTAAGGATTTGTGGTTTCAGCACCGAGACCATAGCCGCTGGACCTTAAAATAGAGACCAAATAATAGGAGATCCAGCCGTATCCACCCACTCCCCAGGATGTGCCCCATGAATTGATGAATTTAAAGGCCTGGCGTCCGTCATCGTATCCAATAAGTGTAATGGCGTGCCATCCGCGGGGCGCTCCATCCAATCTGTCGTAAACTTGGTCTCCATAGCTTAGGTTATCAAAATCCGAGTAAACCGGAATACTTATCGCTACGCCGTGCCCAGCGGCAATATGGCGTTTGAAGCTTGAATAATCGCCATCATTAAATCGGAAAAATCCACTTGCTTTGTGCTTGTCTGCGAGTGCGCGCTGATAGATCGATGGCAAAGCACTATATTGGTACGCAGCTCCGTTGAATGGCATTTCAGCCAAGGTTGCGACTCCCTGATTTACAATTAGGTTCGCAACCACAGACAAATCTGTTCCACCTCCATTTGAGCTCCAGTTGCTATGAACTTGGTTATATATATACGAAGGACTCAGTACCTGACTGGGAGTTGAGAAATTCCAGCCAAATTCATCTTTTTCTTCTGCGGATTGAAGGGCATACCCGAGCGCGAAAGCAACGCAGGCACCCTGGTCCACTTGGTCTCCTGGAGTGGGAAATCTCGAGGTTAAATCAACGTTCGAGGGAATCCCTCCGAGCGTCCTCGCTGCAACAGATAATTTTCGATATTCAACTTGAGGAATGCGCTCATCAGCAGCTGATGGAATATATCCTGTTGGATGTAAAGAGAAAAACTGAGAAAAAAGTAGCGCAGAAAGGCTCAACATCGGTCACTCTCGCTTTGTGTTGGTGGTTGATTGGGGATCTCGACCCCCTCGACAGATTTCGTCGAAGTTGGCCGCGCGCTTCGCCTGAGTGCGACCGGTGTGCGCAGAATTCAGGGATGCCTTGGTTGGACAATATATTTCAAACGGTCTGATTGGCCCCCCGGTCTTCTTCCTTTTTGACGCATTCTGTCCCAGCATGTCCGAGGACAACCTTGTCCCCTCTCGATTGTGGGTTTTTCCAAGAGGGTGTGGCTATTCGGAGGATTGGCCATCCGCACCTTATAGCCAGAGACCCTTGGCGCGCATGCTCGTTCCTCCCATTTTCCTCGATGCGAGCAAAATGGTTGCAGGGCGTAAGCCCTGCAAGAACGATTCAAGGCGAAGTCTTGAAATTGCCTCGACGCAGTCGAAGAAAGCCAAGCGCAGCGATCAGTTCGCCTTGATCCACTGCGCGAGCTTCTGGTCCTCTTCGTCGATGTGGTGGCGGATCCAGTCGGCAAGGAAGCGCGCGAGGGTGATGGGCAGCGTGAGCTTTCCCGCGTCGAAATCCACGATGAGTTGGGTGACCTGCTTGAGCAACTCTTCGTGCTTGCGCTTGTGCTCGGGGTAGCCGGGATAGCCTTTCTGGGTCATGAAGCCTTCCTCGGTGCGAAAGTGCTCCACGGTGTAGGAGGCCAGGGCCTTCAGGGTAGGGCCCATCTTCTCCTTGCCTGCTCCGGCGAGCAATGCGTCGTGCAATCCGTTGACCATCGTAAACAGCTTCTGGTGCTGCCCGTCGATGGCGAGGTTTCCTGTGGCGTATTTGGGGTCCCAGGCGGCAAGGCTCATGGTTGCGACTCCGGTTGGATGGTGGAAGGCGGGTCGTCGTGACGGGAAAGGGATCGCATCCACAGCGCCATCGGGAGATCCTGCGTGCGGATATGCTCCACCAGCCACGCCGATAGGATCGCCATGAGCTCGGAGTGGAGATCGTCTCCGTCGAGCTCGCGGGTGGTGGCTTCGGTGATGCGCTCGCGCAGGTCCTGGTGGGCTCCCAGGTGGGAATCCAAGGCCTCGTACCCGAGCTTGCGCATGAGGCGCTCTTCGGTGGCGAAGTGGAGATCGGTGAATTCCAATAATTGTCGGAACCGCCCGCCAAGGCTGTTCGGAGGTGTTCCCCCGTCCATCTCCGAGTCGATTTCGCCCATGAGCGAAAACAAGGCGCGGTGCTGTGCATCGATGTTCTCGAAGCCGGTTTCGATTTCGTCTGTCCAGATGGCGGTGGGCACGTCGGGTACCTCCAGTGGGCGCTCTATCCTGCGCCGACCTCCGAAAGGAAGCTCATGTCGACGCCCTGGCTCTTGAACTGCAAGAGGAGTCCCTGTTTGTCGACAGCCTTGATGTACGCCTCCTTCGGGTCCACCGTCTTGCGGCGCACCAGATCCAGGAGGCTGTCGTTGAGCGTGCACATGCCGAACTTCTTGCCGGTTTGCATCACGCTGGGAATCTGGAAGGTCTTGCCTTCGCGGATGAGCGCCGACATCGCGGGCACGCCCATCAGAATCTCGTAGGCGGCGGCACGGCCACCGCCGTTCTTGCGGCACAGGGTCTGGGCGATCACCCCTTTGAGGGATTCGGAGAGCATGACGCGGATCTGGTCCTGGCGATCGGAGGGGAACACGTCGATCAATCGATCCACGGTGGATGGGGCCGTGCTGGTGTGCAGGGTTCCGAACACCAGGTGGCCCGTTTCCGCCGTTTCGATGGCGATGGAGATGGTTTCCAGGTCGCGCATTTCTCCCACCAGGACGATGTCCGGGTCTTCGCGCAGGGCCGCCCGCAGCGCGCTGGAAAAGGACTTGGTGTGGATGCGGACTTCGCGCTGGTTGATCAGGCAACCCTTGTTCTGGTGCACGAACTCGATCGGGTCTTCGATGGTGATGATGTGGTCCTTGCGGGCCCGGTTGACCAGGTCGATCAGGGCGGCCAGCGTGGTGCTCTTGCCGGATCCTGTTGGACCGGTGACCAGCACAAGCCCCTTGGAGAGGAAGCAAAGCTGTTTGACTTCCTCGGGAAGGCCAAGATCCTCCACGGAAAGGATCTTGGTCGGAATCTGTCGGAACACCGCTCCCGCGCCGTTGCGGTCTCGGAAGTAGTTGGCGCGAAATCGCGCGAGTCCGGGAATCTCGTGGGCGAAGTCGGTGTCGCCGCACTCCAGGTATTCTTCGCGGTTCTTGGCCGGAGCGATTTCGAACAGGAGATCCCGCAGCGATTCGTCCGTGAGGGTGGGCTCGCCCGCGATCTTGGCCATGTCGCCGGAGTCGCGGATCATGGGGGGCTCGCCCACGCACAGATGGAGGTCGGATGCTTTTTTTTCCACCATGATCCTGAACAAACGATGGATCATGGGCTCGGAAACGGAGTCGACGATCGAGGCCGGGTCGTCGGGCACGAAGAAGGTTTCGCCGATGGTGAACACCGCCCGAGGTCCGGTGGCGGTGGGGTGGCCGCTGCACAAAAACGGGCTGTTCTTGGTGCTGTAGCGGAACTCGAACTTGCCGTTGGCCTGGATGGAGCGTCGGGTTTGATCCGGAGCGATTTCGCTCAGCAGCGCCACCACCGTGGCCTGGTCCACTTTCTCCGCCGTCATGGGGCGTTCCACGCCGTCGATGACGAAGATGATCTCGTGTCCCGCGTGCAGCACGAAGTGCGTGGCGTTGTGCGAGAGCTGGGCTTGCAGGTAGCTGTCCAGGGTGGCCATCTAGGTTTTCTCCGCCGGTTCCACGAATTCGACCCAATCCTTGTTCACCACCACGGTTCCCGCTGGCGTGGACAGGGCGAAGAAACGCTCGTTTTGGTTCAGGAAGTCCAGGGGGCGTTCGCGCAGCTCGGGAAGCAGGATCGCCACGGAGCCTTCGATGGTCTCGGCGTCGCGCAATCGGATGCGCAGGTGGACGTCCTTGGCTCCCAGCGCGTCGAGCTCCTCGATTTCCGGCAACACGAATCCAACGGAAAGCGTGCGAATGGACGCTTTGGCCAGCAAGCGGATGGAGCCGCCGACACGGGCGGGAAAGAACCGGTCGTGGTCGTTCATGCGTCCGAGCAGACCGTGGGCGCCAGGCGGATCCGCCGTGGGAAGGAAGATGACGGAATCCGACTCGGGCTCGGAGCCTGTCAGGATCTGTGCGGGAATCGTGCGGACGTCCAGGGCGAAATCGGTCATGCTGGGTGCGGCTCCATGCGAATCTCAGTTCTCCGCGGCGGCGTGCGCGATGCTGGACGTTTCGTCCTGGAATTGCGCGAAGATGCTTTGGAATTCGTCTTCCACCCGTCGGAAGGCGGCGACCACATCCGGATCGAAGTGCGAGCCGGAGGATTTGAGGATGATGTCCTTGGAGGAAGCCAACGAGAAAGCAGCCTTGTAGCAGCGCTTGGTGGTGAGGGCATCCCACACGTCGGCCAAGGCGACGATCCGTCCGGAAAGGGGGATCGCTTCCTTGGATAGGCCGTCGGGGTATCCCGAGCCGTCCCATTTCTCGTGATGGCTTCGCGCGACCACCTGGGCCACTTGCAGCATGGGACTGTCGGCGTCGGCCAGGATGCGCGCTCCGATCACCGCATGGTTTTTCATGATGGAAAGCTCGCTGGTGTCCAGTCTTCCCGGCTTGAGCAGGATGTGGTCGGGGATGCCGATCTTTCCCACGTCGTGCATGGAGCTGGCCACGTAGAGTTTGCCCACTTCGTCGCCGGCCATGCCCAGTTCCCGGGCGAGCGCGGCGGAATAGGACCGGATCCGCAACACGTGGTTGCCTGTCTCGTCGTCGCGCATTTCCGCGGCCCTGGAAAGGCGGGTCACGGTGTCCAGATTGGCCGCTTCCACCAGCCGCAAGGCTTCCCTCAGCTCTTTGGTGCGTTTTTCCACCAGGTCTTCCAGCCCCCGTTGGTAGCGTCGCACCTCCTCCTTCAGCGCCCGCTTCTCCAAGGCGTTGTGGATGGACATGTGCACCTGTTCCAAGTGGATGGGCTTGAGGATGAAATCGTAGGCCCCTTCCTGCATGGAGGTCACGGCAATGCCGATGTCGGCGTAGCCGGTGAACAGGATGGTGGCGGTGTTGGGGTGATGGCGGCGCGTGAAGCGCAGAAGGTCGGTTCCGCTCTTACCCGGCATGCGGATGTCGGAGAGCAGGACATCGAAACGCTCGGTGCCCAGCAAGGAGGTCGCCTCGTCGTAGTTGCCCGCCGTGGCCACTTCAAATTTTCTCAAGGACAAGTAGTCCTGGATGACTTGGCAAATCGCGTTTTCGTCGTCCACGACAAGGATCCTGGGGGCACCTTGTTCCATTCGGGTCTCCTCTGGAAGCCCACTATACCGCGTCCATTGGACAGGATGCAAGCGCGAGATGTCTTTTGTGCTCCCTTTCCAGAAGTCGGACAGGTGCTATCTTTCCTCCTCCTCGGCCCCCTGGAAACAGGTGGTTCGAATCCGGGGTGTGGCTCAGCTGGTAGAGCGCTACGTTCGGGACGTAGAGGTCGCACGTTCGAATCGTGTCACCCCGATCCATGCACAAGGGCCGTCCTTCGGGGCGGCCCTTCGTGTGTTCAGGCGTTTCCGGACTCGCCCAGCTCCCGTCGCAGGGTTTCCAGGGTCTTCCAATCTTCCCGCTGGATGGCGGCCACCTTGCGGACCAGAAGATCCAGAAGCCTCAGCGCGTCGTGGTCGCCGTGGCGTACCTGCGGCACCAGATCCAGCATGCGCTGGACGTCACCTGGGTAGAGATGCGGCGACATGAAGGCTTGGAATCGGTTCAGGGCGGCCTCGGCATCCGAGCTTCCCTCGGCGGCATAAAGCAGATCCGGGAGGATCGTGCGCAGGAGGTGGTCTTCGATGTTGCCTTGGAAGGTTTCCAGGGTTGGCTCAGAAGGCTCGCTTGGCTCGGAAGGAGGGGAAAGAAGTTCGAGCATGGTCTCGATCTGCTGGGCGATGGCGCCGCGCTCCTGCTCCCGGTAGCGCGACTGGTAGAGGATGGGGAAGGCGTTGACCGCCATGTGGGCGAACTGGAAATCGCCGAATTCCCCCAGATACACCACGTCGCCATCCATGTTGGCGGCCGATTCCAGGCTGGAAACCCGGATGACCTTGGCGGGGATGGGCAGGTATTGGGAATCGCCCATGTTGCGCAACCGCTCGCGCACCTGCTCCGGGTCCAGCGCGCCTTCGATGCCGCCGTTCTGGCGGGCCTGTTCGATGATCTCCTCGATCCCGCTTTCCATGGACAGACCGAACTCGATCCGGAAGAATTCGGCCATGGTGTGCTGGTCGCGGTAGTTGCCCTGGACGGACAAAAGCCCCCGGTGGACCATTCCCTTGCCGGGATGGTCGTGGGAGAGCGGGCTGGTGACCTTGGCGATCGCGACCAGCCTGCCGTCCAGATGCGCGGGATTTCCACGCAGAAATTGAACCAGTTCGGTGCTCATGGTGTCTTCTCAACCTACTTCTTCACGAACCTGCAGGCATGAATCCGGGTTGCTCGTCCCGAACTTTTCTATTCGTGTGGAGAACATGGAAACCGATACCGTCTGCCGGGTAACCCTTATGAAACGGATGCCACTCTTTGTTCTCGCACTCTTTGGGGCGAGTTCGGGGCTTTTCGCCGCGAACGTGGACTCCACGTCTGCCACCGTCCAACCGCCGGTCCGGCAGGTTCCCGTGGTGGTGCGATCCTCCGCGCCCGTGGGCAGCCAGGTGACGCTGGACGGCGAGGTCGCGAAGATGGACTCCACCGGCAAGTTCCTGGCCGGTGTGCTGACGGACAGCCTGCGACGGGCCACGGGCAGTTTTGAATTGTGCTTGCTGGTGAGCGGTCAGAAATTGTGCACTCCCATCCGACCTCAAGGATTCGACACCCTGGACATCGCGCCGCTGGAGGTGAAGATCGATTCGGTGGTGGAGACCCGCGACACCATCCGCACCATCGTCGACACCACGCGCTTCGATTCCACCGCCCTGCAGGCGCCCTCCAACGCCAAGGTGGTGAAGTCGTCGGCTGGAAATACCGTGACCGTGCGTGGCAAGCGCAGGCCACCTCGCGTGTTGGGCCAGGAGCGCGTGACGGTCCAGACCATCAAGCGTCTGCCGGGTCTTGCAGAACCAGACGTGATCCGTGCCGTGCAGGCTCTGCCGGGTGTGGTCCAGTCTTCCGACTTTTCCACCAAGCTCTACGTGCGCGGTTCCAGCTCGGACCAGAACTTGATCTTGTTCGACAACGCCGCCGTGTACAGCCCTGCCCATTTCGGCGGTTTGTTCAGCACGTTTTTGGCGGACGCCACCGGAGGCCTGGACTTCTACAAGGGCGGGTTCGATCCCAAGTACGGCAATCGCCTCTCCAGCGTGCTGTTGGTGAGCTCCAAGGTGGGAGCCTCGGACTACGACTCCACGCTCGATTCCACCCGCACCCTGCGCCGATGGGCCGACAAGGGCCTGCGCGCGACGGAAGGGTTCATCACCCGGACAAATTCCGACAGCATTTCCAAGGCGAAGATGCAGGGCTCGCTTCGGCTCACCACGTTCTCCGGAAGCCTGGCCACCGACGGCCGCCAAGGCGATGTCTCGTGGTCGGGAGGTGCGCGCAGCACCTGGATCGGGTCGGCGCTGGAAATCGCCCGCGACCTGGAGGCGACCACCTTGCAATTGGATTACGATTTCTGGGACTGGCAGGCTTCCGCCGCATGGGGGCGCGCCGGCGACACGGTGCGCGTCTCGGCCTACGACGGTCGCGACAAGTTGGGCCTTGGGTTGATCGGGGCCGATTGGGGCAATCGCGCGATTCCGGTCAACGTGCGCAAGCGCCTGGGCAGCGATTGGATCGTGTCGGGCACCGGCGCGTACTCCAAGTACGACCAGGTCGTGGGCTTTTCCGACATCTTCACCTTCGCCAACCAGATCGAATCCTGGAACGGCCGCGGCGAGGTGCAATGGACACCGGAGCCCAAACACCGCCTGACCTTGGGCTACGAGTACAACCATTTCGATGTGTTGTTCCGCCAGGACATTCCCGTGGCCAGCATCAGCCTGAAGTCCCAGACGGAATCTGACTTGCATGCCGTGTACCTGCAGGATCGCGTGATCTTGGATACCACCAAAACCCTGTCGGTGGGATTGCGGGCCAACAACGACATGGAACTGGTCGAGGACCTCTCGTGGGATCCGCGCGTGAGCTTTACTTGGCGCTTTGCCCCGGACTGGAAAGCCGACGCTCATTTCGGCCACTATACCCAGTACATGACCTCCATCCGCTTCGCTGACGTGGAGATCCCCACCGAATTCTGGTATGCCGCGCAAAACCCGATGGAGCCCACCACCCAGTGGCTCACCTCCCTGGGTGTGGAGCGCCAGAACTGGGGCCCCTTGGGTCTGCGTGTCTCGTTGGAGGGGTATTACAAGGACATCTACGCGGTGCCGCTGTTGGCCAGCTCGGTCTCTCAAGCCAGGGATTCGTCCCTCCAGGCGTCGAGTAACGACCTTTTCGCCGAGAGCTTCCAGAAGTTGGACGGCTGGGCGATGGGGGCGGAAGCCGCCCTTGCCA
This DNA window, taken from Fibrobacterota bacterium, encodes the following:
- a CDS encoding VCBS repeat-containing protein, producing MLSLSALLFSQFFSLHPTGYIPSAADERIPQVEYRKLSVAARTLGGIPSNVDLTSRFPTPGDQVDQGACVAFALGYALQSAEEKDEFGWNFSTPSQVLSPSYIYNQVHSNWSSNGGGTDLSVVANLIVNQGVATLAEMPFNGAAYQYSALPSIYQRALADKHKASGFFRFNDGDYSSFKRHIAAGHGVAISIPVYSDFDNLSYGDQVYDRLDGAPRGWHAITLIGYDDGRQAFKFINSWGTSWGVGGYGWISYYLVSILRSSGYGLGAETTNPYVSISPFHYSLGGVAGFDLLSSADRVTKIDYNGDHKDDLILYRPGSGIFFLAQSLGAGIFSNVQATTQGVAGFDLRSWKDVITVFDYNGDGKEDILLTRVGPGEGATRIGRSNGDGTFSMTFASSAGLAGYDFRGSVEMIQPFDFNGDGMKDLLMYRPGQGTFWIARSNGDATFTAVYASFSGIGGFDMRSPNDKVLTIDINGDRNDDLLLYRPGAGAAWVLLSNGNGSFSVTYQSFSGIAGFDLLSTSDIIFPLDFNGDNRKDLLIVRRGNGQGTTFVAQSIGDGTFTPVYVNRYGLAGFAFDNASDWVWPLDYTGDGKDDLFFARTNEGTVYLGSSNGDGSFTNTYNHHFGGIGFFDYSNPINQTLIMDQDGNGHKDLFMYQPGSGIAQLVRY
- a CDS encoding hemerythrin family protein, with amino-acid sequence MSLAAWDPKYATGNLAIDGQHQKLFTMVNGLHDALLAGAGKEKMGPTLKALASYTVEHFRTEEGFMTQKGYPGYPEHKRKHEELLKQVTQLIVDFDAGKLTLPITLARFLADWIRHHIDEEDQKLAQWIKAN
- a CDS encoding hemerythrin family protein; translation: MPTAIWTDEIETGFENIDAQHRALFSLMGEIDSEMDGGTPPNSLGGRFRQLLEFTDLHFATEERLMRKLGYEALDSHLGAHQDLRERITEATTRELDGDDLHSELMAILSAWLVEHIRTQDLPMALWMRSLSRHDDPPSTIQPESQP
- a CDS encoding type IV pilus twitching motility protein PilT — translated: MIHRLFRIMVEKKASDLHLCVGEPPMIRDSGDMAKIAGEPTLTDESLRDLLFEIAPAKNREEYLECGDTDFAHEIPGLARFRANYFRDRNGAGAVFRQIPTKILSVEDLGLPEEVKQLCFLSKGLVLVTGPTGSGKSTTLAALIDLVNRARKDHIITIEDPIEFVHQNKGCLINQREVRIHTKSFSSALRAALREDPDIVLVGEMRDLETISIAIETAETGHLVFGTLHTSTAPSTVDRLIDVFPSDRQDQIRVMLSESLKGVIAQTLCRKNGGGRAAAYEILMGVPAMSALIREGKTFQIPSVMQTGKKFGMCTLNDSLLDLVRRKTVDPKEAYIKAVDKQGLLLQFKSQGVDMSFLSEVGAG
- a CDS encoding response regulator, with the translated sequence MEQGAPRILVVDDENAICQVIQDYLSLRKFEVATAGNYDEATSLLGTERFDVLLSDIRMPGKSGTDLLRFTRRHHPNTATILFTGYADIGIAVTSMQEGAYDFILKPIHLEQVHMSIHNALEKRALKEEVRRYQRGLEDLVEKRTKELREALRLVEAANLDTVTRLSRAAEMRDDETGNHVLRIRSYSAALARELGMAGDEVGKLYVASSMHDVGKIGIPDHILLKPGRLDTSELSIMKNHAVIGARILADADSPMLQVAQVVARSHHEKWDGSGYPDGLSKEAIPLSGRIVALADVWDALTTKRCYKAAFSLASSKDIILKSSGSHFDPDVVAAFRRVEDEFQSIFAQFQDETSSIAHAAAEN
- a CDS encoding TonB-dependent receptor plug domain-containing protein → MKRMPLFVLALFGASSGLFAANVDSTSATVQPPVRQVPVVVRSSAPVGSQVTLDGEVAKMDSTGKFLAGVLTDSLRRATGSFELCLLVSGQKLCTPIRPQGFDTLDIAPLEVKIDSVVETRDTIRTIVDTTRFDSTALQAPSNAKVVKSSAGNTVTVRGKRRPPRVLGQERVTVQTIKRLPGLAEPDVIRAVQALPGVVQSSDFSTKLYVRGSSSDQNLILFDNAAVYSPAHFGGLFSTFLADATGGLDFYKGGFDPKYGNRLSSVLLVSSKVGASDYDSTLDSTRTLRRWADKGLRATEGFITRTNSDSISKAKMQGSLRLTTFSGSLATDGRQGDVSWSGGARSTWIGSALEIARDLEATTLQLDYDFWDWQASAAWGRAGDTVRVSAYDGRDKLGLGLIGADWGNRAIPVNVRKRLGSDWIVSGTGAYSKYDQVVGFSDIFTFANQIESWNGRGEVQWTPEPKHRLTLGYEYNHFDVLFRQDIPVASISLKSQTESDLHAVYLQDRVILDTTKTLSVGLRANNDMELVEDLSWDPRVSFTWRFAPDWKADAHFGHYTQYMTSIRFADVEIPTEFWYAAQNPMEPTTQWLTSLGVERQNWGPLGLRVSLEGYYKDIYAVPLLASSVSQARDSSLQASSNDLFAESFQKLDGWAMGAEAALAKEDGWWTGSVSYAAAWSALKRRDYSDNLVSTSFDPYWADWDQRNTFKFTGGLNWVGRGNNEALVGTRKQVPLVAKILTSLFPPMIAFWTVDKSDYFRSSVQLAANSGLPMTDYKGYNRVHEPMQGVDGGQGVGDPNTMGLDENTATIANPRNVDRRPGYLRLDVTPFDFGRTGKWRFYYTIINITDRENVFSINYDTQKNPPKREETYQFPILPFFFGYEYQF